A section of the Pseudomonas fluorescens genome encodes:
- a CDS encoding AraC family transcriptional regulator, which translates to MGKPTANIDWLHRAPHASGLERIEAYFSGFGFDPHRHDTYAIGHTLFGVQSFHYRGSQTHSLPGATMVIHPDEVHDGWAGSDEGFKYRMIYVEPALIQQILGGKPLPFIRNGLSNDPWLYRACRAFVQQLDCPLDPMQEQDALFDLAHALNNASGISASRRTFDYQAAERAREFIHSALGRSITLDEMAAHCGRDRWALSRDFRLLFGTSPYRYLTMRRLDLVRNLLGQGQSLVDAALIAGFTDQSHMTRQFRSTFGIPPSRWVRMLGR; encoded by the coding sequence ATGGGCAAACCCACCGCGAACATCGACTGGCTGCACCGCGCGCCCCATGCCAGTGGCCTGGAGCGGATCGAAGCGTATTTTTCCGGGTTCGGCTTCGACCCTCATCGCCACGATACCTACGCCATAGGCCACACCCTGTTCGGCGTGCAGAGCTTTCACTATCGCGGCAGCCAGACCCACAGCCTGCCGGGCGCGACCATGGTGATCCACCCTGACGAGGTCCACGACGGCTGGGCCGGCAGCGATGAAGGTTTCAAGTACCGGATGATTTATGTGGAGCCGGCGCTGATCCAGCAGATCCTGGGCGGCAAGCCGTTGCCCTTTATCCGCAATGGTCTGTCCAACGACCCGTGGCTGTACCGCGCCTGCCGGGCCTTTGTGCAGCAGCTCGATTGCCCGTTGGACCCGATGCAGGAGCAGGACGCCTTGTTCGACCTGGCCCATGCCCTGAACAATGCATCGGGCATCAGTGCCAGCCGCAGGACCTTTGATTACCAGGCCGCCGAACGGGCCCGGGAGTTTATCCACAGCGCCTTGGGACGCAGCATCACCCTGGATGAAATGGCCGCGCACTGCGGGCGGGATCGCTGGGCCTTGTCGCGGGACTTTCGCCTGCTGTTCGGTACCAGCCCCTATCGCTACCTGACCATGCGCCGCCTGGATCTGGTGCGCAACTTGCTGGGTCAGGGCCAGTCCTTGGTGGATGCGGCGCTGATCGCCGGCTTTACCGACCAGAGCCACATGACCCGGCAATTTCGCAGCACCTTCGGCATCCCGCCGTCGCGCTGGGTGAGGATGCTAGGCCGCTGA
- a CDS encoding GNAT family N-acetyltransferase: MNLTLTPPQWDDVNELLAFELDNRAFFERWINARPEAYYNVEGVQRAIESALLEASEDRAYQYLIRENGVLVGRLNFTQVRRRYYHSASLGYRMGAEFTGRGLARQAVALGLQKAFGEHALKRIEATVRPENPGSLRVLQRSGFTQYGHSRKAFLLDGQWFDLLLFEVHAP, from the coding sequence ATGAACCTGACATTGACGCCCCCACAGTGGGATGACGTGAACGAATTGCTGGCGTTCGAACTGGACAATCGGGCGTTTTTCGAGCGGTGGATCAATGCCCGGCCCGAGGCCTACTACAACGTCGAGGGGGTGCAGCGCGCTATCGAGAGTGCCCTGCTGGAGGCCAGTGAAGATCGCGCCTATCAGTACCTGATCCGCGAAAACGGCGTGTTGGTGGGAAGGCTCAACTTCACCCAGGTGCGCCGTCGCTATTATCACTCGGCGTCTCTGGGCTACCGCATGGGCGCCGAGTTCACCGGGCGCGGCCTGGCACGACAAGCCGTGGCATTGGGCCTGCAGAAAGCCTTTGGCGAGCACGCCCTCAAGCGCATCGAGGCCACGGTACGCCCAGAGAATCCTGGCTCGCTGCGGGTGTTGCAGCGCAGCGGCTTTACCCAGTACGGCCATTCACGCAAGGCGTTCCTGCTCGATGGGCAGTGGTTCGATCTGTTGCTGTTCGAGGTCCACGCCCCCTGA